The window ACGAACGATGAACGGATCCGCCCGGCGCACTACGCTTCCCTCATGACCACGCTCTCTCCGTACGACTCGATGTCCCCGGTCACCGAGGCCGCCTACCGCGCCAAGGCCGCCGCCGCGAGCCTCGCGCCGCTGCCGCGGGCCGACAAGGACGACGCGCTCCTCGCCATCGCGGACGCGCTGGAGGTCCGTACGAGCGAGATCGTCGAGGCCAACGCCAAGGACGTCGCCAAGGCCCGCGAGGCCGGCATCAGCGAAGGCATGATCGACCGGCTCACCCTCACCCCCGAGCGGGTCCGCGCCATCGCCTCCGACGTGCGCGACGTCGCGGCGCTGCCCGACCCGGTCGGCGAGGTCGTCCGCGGCTCCACGCTGCCCAACGGCATCGACCTGCGCCAGGTCCGCGTGCCGCTCGGCGTCGTCGGGATCATCTACGAGGGCCGCCCGAACGTCACCGTCGACGCCGCCGCCCTCTGCCTGAAGTCCGGCAACGCCGCCCTGCTGCGCGGCTCCTCCTCGGCCTACCAGTCGAACACCGCCCTCGTGCGCGTCCTGCGCGACGCCGTGGGCGGGGCCGGGCTGCCCGCCGACGCCATCCAGCTCGTCCCCGGCGAGAGCCGCGACAGCGTCCGCGAGCTGATGCGCGCCCGCGGCCTGGTCGACGTGCTCATCCCGCGCGGCGGCGCCTCCCTGATCAACACGGTCGTGCAGGAGTCCACCGTCCCGGTCATCGAGACCGGCACCGGCAACTGCCACGTCTACGTCGACGCCGCCGCCGACCTCGACATGGCCGTCGAGATCCTGATCAACTCCAAGGCCCAGCGGGTCGGCGTCTGCAACGCCGCCGAGACCCTCCTGGTCCACCAGGACATCGCCGCCGAGTTCCTGCCCCGCGCCCTGGAGGCCCTCGCGGGCGCCGGGGTGACCGTGCACGCCGACGAGCGCGTCCAGGCCCTCGCCAAGGACTCCAAGGCGACCGTCGTCGAGGCGACGGCGGAGGACTGGGAGCGGGAGTACCTGTCGTACGACATCGCCGCGGCCGTCGTGGACTCCCTGGACAAGGCCGTCGAGCACATCCGGCTGTGGACCTCCGGCCACACCGAGGCCATCGTCACGACCTCCCAGCAGGCCGCCCGCCGCTTCACCCAGCTGGTCGACTCGACCACCGTCGCCGTGAACACCTCCACCCGCTTCACCGACGGCGGCCAGTTCGGCTTCGGCGCGGAGATCGGCATCTCCACGCAGAAGCTGCACGCCCGCGGCCCCATGGGCCTGCCGGAGCTGACCAGCACGAAGTACATCGTGACCGGCGACGGGCACGTGCGCCGCTGAGCGCCTCCCGCGTGACCAGGTGCGGCAGCGCATATGCGTGCGGCAGGGGCGGACCGGTGGGGCGCGCGCCGTGCGGAGCCCCGTGAACGCCGTCTCAACCGGCGGATGAATTTCCATACCGTCTGCCCAAATTGACCCCCCAGGTCTACTCTGGATCCGTGCCGGAGGACGTGGGGGGCACGCCGTTCCAGGACGGCTGGGAGCCCGACGACGACCAGGACCGCGGGGTGTCGGACGAAGAGTTCGCCTCCGTGGTCTTCGACGAGGCCTTCGTACGCGCGGCCGTGGTGCACGAGCCGACCGCCGTGGAACGCCTCCTTGCCGCCGCACAGGCGAGAGCCGAGGCCTCCGAAGCGGAGGCGCGCCGCGCCCACACCAGAGGCGAGCGCTACGACGACGGGTACGGCTCCGAGGGACACGGCGATTTCGGCCATGATCCCGACCTCGACGAGCTGGACGACCCCGACGTCCTCGAGGATCGCTACGGCGGCACGGGCCCGTACGGCAAGCAGGTCCGCTGGCACCGCCCCGTCGCCTGGCTGCTCGCCCTCGTGATGGGCATCGGCATGGTCGCGCTGGCCTTCACGGCGGTCTACCGGGGCGCGTCCTCGAACCGCCAGGAGCCCGTGCCGGCGCCCACCTCGACCGGGCTGGAACAGAGCGGTGGCGCGACCCCCTCGGCGTCCGCCGACTACACCGGGCCCGCCGTCTCGGTGATCCCGCGCACCCCCTGACCGGAACCCGCCTGTCCTGGTGAGAACCTGTCAGAACTTGTCATGGAGCGGGGCGTTTACCTGACCTTCCGGAGACCTACCCTGAAGATATGGGCGGGCCTGGAGACCCACCTGAGGGGGCGCCCGAAGGGGCTCCCGGAGGTGGAGAGGACGAGTATCGATCCGTCGTCTTCGACGAATCGTTCATCCGTGCTGCCCGCCTCCAGGAATTCTCAGCCCAGGAGCGCATCGCCGACCACGCGCCCGCCGTGCGCCGCCGCCCGCCCCTGCGCCGGGGTCTGTCCCGGCAGGCACTGGTCCTGGTCCTGCTGATCGCCATCGCCTTCGGCACCGCGATCTACATGGGGGTACGGCACCCCTACCAGACCCCAGCCGCCCAGGAGCCCGCCGAGCCGCTGCGGATGACCGTCATCCCGCTCGCCCCCGAGGGCAAGGTGCCCGGCACGCCCGACCCGGCCTACTTGTACGAGCACAGCCCCGCCGCACAGTTCAAGAGCGGCGCGGAGGGTGTGCCGCTGCCCGCCTCCCGGCGCACCGCGCACTTCTCGGACAGCCAGGTCGTCTCCGCCCTGTCCACCGCCAAGGACTACATCGTCCGCTCCGCCCTCGACCCGGAGGTGCTCACCGGCGGTGAGGTCCGGGCGGTCCGTGTCCTGCTCGACCCCGATCAGCTCGGCCAGTTCGACCAGAGCTTCTCCCGCCCCACCGCGGACGGACGCCACGCGCCCACGGGCTGGCTGGTCCGCTTCGACCCCACCCGCGCGGAGCTGGCCGACCGCAAGGTGCGGGTCCAGGGCACGCTGCAGGCGGCCGAGGCCGACTCGTCCACGCTCGAGGTCACCGCCGACCACACCTTCGTGTACGCGCTGCGGCCGGCCGGGGCCGACGACAAGGCCGAGGTGTCCCTGTTCACCGTCCGGCGCGAGCTGCACTTCCGCTTCGACCGCGACGACCTGCGCCTGCACCAGGGCCAGCTCGTCGTCTCCTACGTCCAGGCCGGGCCGCTCTCCTGCGCCGAGGACTCCACGAACCATCTGCGCCCCCTCCTGGCCGGCCAGACGGCCAAGGAGGGCGGCCCCGCCGGCACGGACCCCTATGCCACGGGCAGTGCGACGGCCCTGTGCGGTTCCTTGGCGACGAGCGCGCAGCCGAAGGTGTGAGACGGGGGCGGGGCTGCTCGGGCGCCTCAGCCCTTGTCGCGCGGCGGCTGGTCGTCCCCCGGGGAGTCCGACGTACCCGGTGTCTGCGGACCCTGCGGACCCTGCGGACCCTGCGGGTCCTGTGGCGCCTCGGGAGCGGAGTTCGTGAAGCCGCCGAAGCCCCGGCGGACGCGGTCGCCCAGGTCACCGGCGCCGCCGGCGAGGTCCGTGACCAGCTTCATCAGCGGGTCCTTGGAGCTCTTCACATGGCTCGTGTAGTGGTTCGCCGAGTCCCGCCAGGAGTCCCGGACCGAGGTGTCCTTGTCCTCGTCGCGCCGCGGGTAGTGGCCGTCCATGATCCGCTGGTAGTCCCGCGACTCGGCCCACTTCTTCAGCTCGGCCGCGCGCACGGTGGTGAAGGGGTGGGAGCGGGGCAGCACGTTCAGGATCTTCAGCACGGAGTCCCGCAGGTCGCCCCCGGCCTCGTACTCCTCGGCCTGGGCGAGGAAAGCGTCCACGTTCATCTCGTGCAGGTGGTTGCCGCCCGCGATCTTCATCAGGCCCCGCATGGAGGCCGTCAGGTCCTGCCCGACCAGCAGCCCGGCCCGGTCCGCCGACAGCTCCGACTTGCGGAACCACTCCCGCAGCCCGGTCACGATCGCCATGATCGCGAGGTTGCCCAGCGGGATCCAGGCGACCCGGACGGCGAGGCTGGTCAGGAACAGCAGGATCGTCCGGTAGACCGAGTGGCCGGACAGCGCGTGCCCCACCTCGTGGCCGACGACCGCCCGCATCTCCTCCTCGTCGAGCAGCTCGACGAGGCCGGTGGTGACGACGATGATCGGCTCGTCCAGGCCGATGCACATCGCGTTCGGCGTCGGGTCCTGGTTCACGTACATCGGCGGGACCTTCTCCAGGTCCAGGATGTAGCAGGCGTCCCGAAGCATCACGTTCAGATGGGAGAACTGCTGGTCCGAGACGCGCACCGAGTCGGAGAGGAACAGCAGCCGGAGACTGCGCTCGGGCAGCAGACCGCTGAGCGCCTTGAACACCGTGTCGAAACCGCTCAGCTTGCGCAGCGCCACCAGGGCGGAGCGGTCGGCCGGATGCTCGTACGTGCGCGAGGAGATTCCGGGGAAGCGCCTGCGCTGCCTGCTGGGCACGTGCTCGTGCCCGCTGTGCTCGTGGCCGTCGGACATGTCTTCCCCCATGCGTCTGTGTGACCTTTGCGGCCCCTTGTGCGGCCTTTTGCTTCCCCGAGGCAGAGCCCAGCCTAGGCGGAGTTACGGTGGTCGGGCAGTACAGCGAAGGGAACCACCGTCATGGAGCACCACCCCTCATCCGCCTGGCTCGCCGAGGCCGCGAGCGCCGCCGAGCGGCAAGGACCGGGGATGCTCCGGATCGTCCTCATCGTGATGATCGTGGGCTGTGTGCTGACCGGGTGGTTCCTGTTGCGCGGCTACGGACGGAAGGACGACTGAGGCACCGGGAAGGTTCCCCGGCACCGACATGCGGAGTCGGGGTGATCGCGTTCGGGGCGCCCGCTTACGATGAGCCGACGTCTTTATGCCGCCCACACGCGATAGGTCCTGCCGAAGATGAGCTTCCACAGCACCGCTGCCCAGTTGGTCACCCTCGCCGCCGAGGGCGAGGAGCACGGCGGAAACCACGAGAGCCTGAGCCCCTACCTCACCGGTGGCGCCGCCCTCTTCATCCTGCTGCTCCTGCTGTGGATCACCACCCGCTTCAACCGCGACCGCTGAGCCCGGCAGGGTGCCCCGCGCCGGGCATCCCGGGGACCACGGGGGCGGCCGGAGCCCTCAGGCGGGGCCGGTAGGGTCTGCACGCATGGGAGAGCAGGACATGCCTACCGGTCCGGCGAACGAGACGCCGCGCGACCCGGCACAGGGCACGGCGAGCGGTACCGAGCGACACTCGGAGCCCCGCCGTGCCGCCACGGAGCCCCGTCGTGAGGCCTCGGAGCCCCGCGACGCCGACGGCCCCGGAGACGGCCCCGCGCGGGCGGGCAAGCGCCGCCTCGGCGTCATGGGCGGCACCTTCGACCCGATCCACCACGGGCACCTGGTCGCGGCCAGCGAGGTCGCCGCGGCGTTCCACCTCGACGAGGTGGTCTTCGTCCCGACCGGCCAGCCCTGGCAGAAGAGCCACCGCAGCGTCTCCCCGGCCGAGGACCGCTATCTGATGACGGTCATCGCGACGGCCGAGAACCCGCAGTTCTCCGTGAGCCGCATCGACATCGACCGCGGCGGCGCCACCTACACGGTGGACACCCTGCGCGACCTGCGCGCGCTCAACCCGGACACGGACCTCTTCTTCATCACCGGCGCCGACGCGCTCGCCCAGATCCTCACCTGGCGGGACAGCGAGGAGCTGATCTCCCTCGCGCACTTCATCGGGGTCACCCGCCCGGGCCACCATCTGAACGACCCCGGACTCCCGGAGGGCGGCGTCTCCCTCGTCGAGGTCCCCGCCCTCGCCATCTCCTCCACCGACTGCCGGGTGAGAGTCGCCAAGGGCGACCCGATCTGGTATCTGGTGCCGGACGGAGTCGTGCGCTATATCGACAAGCGAGAGCTGTACCGCGGCGAGTGAGCCGAGAGGGGCACCGGTGAACGACCGATACGACCCGGGGGCCGCGGGATACGAGGCCGAGCAGTACGAACTCGTCGGCTACGACGAGTACGGCCAGCCTGTCTACCGCCAGGTCCCGGCGCAACAGACCCAGACCTACGACCCGTACGCCCAGCAGGGACACCAGGGACAGCACGGGCAGCAGCAGGGCTACGGCTACGACCCGTACGCGACGGGCGGGCAGCAGCCCGCGTCGTACGACTACGGGACCGGACCGCAGCAGCCAGGCCCCTCCTACGGCTCCTACGACCCGTACGCCACCGGTACCACCGGCACCCACCAGGGCGGCCCCGCGTCCCAGGACCCCTACGGGCAGAACGCGGCCGGCGCGGGTACGGACCGGCAGCCCCGCGGCGCCGAACAGACCGCGCACATCCCGCAGCAGGCGGGCCCGGCCGACGAGGAGACCCCCGCCCGGGCGGAACCGGAGTACCACACCGAGCAGTTCGCCTTCGTCGAGGAACCCGACGCCAACTCCGAAGACGTCATCGACTGGCTGAAGTTCACCGAGAACCGCACCGAGCGCCGTGAGGAGGCCCGGCGCCGCGCCCGCAGCCGGATCGTCGCCCTGGCCGTCGTCCTCGCGCTCGCCGCGGCCGGCGGCATCGGCTACCTCGGGTACGCGGGGAAGCTGCCCGGCCTGTCCTCCGACGACTCCGCCACGGGCACCGCGACGGCCGCGGGCGCCCAGAAGCGCGACGTGATCGTCCTCCACCTGCACGACACCAACGGCGCCCCCACCTCCACGGCCCTCCTCGTCGACAACACCACCACCAAGCGGGGCACCACCGTCCTCGTGCCCAACTCCCTGGCCCTGACCAGCGACGACGGCACCACCACGACCCTCGCCAAGTCGGTCGAGGACGACGGCTCCGACGGCACCCGCGACGCGCTCGACTCGGCCCTCGGCACCGACATCCAGGGCACCTGGCGCCTGGACACCCCCTACCTGCAGAACCTCGTCGACCTCGTCGGCAACGTCGACGTCGACACCGACACCGACGTCCCCGACCCCGCCGCCAAGAAGAAGGGCACGGCCCCCCTCGTCAACCAGGGCAAGGACCAGACCCTCAGCGGCAAGATGGCCGTCGCCTACGCCACCTACCGCGCCCCCGGCGAGGCCCAGAACGCCCAGCTGGAGCGCTTCGGGCAGGTCATGCAGGGCGTCCTGCGCAAGGTGTCCTCCGACCCGGGGGCCGCGACGACCACGATCCAGACCCTGGCGCAGATCCTGGACCCGTCCCTGACCGACAAGGACCTCGGCTCGTTCCTCGCCGGGCTCTCCGACCTCGCCAAGGGCGGCGACTACAAGACCGACCTGCTGCCCGTCCAGGCCGACGGCACCCTCAGCGACCAGGCGAGCGCGAGCGTGGTCAGGAACGTCCTCGGCGGCACCGCCAAGAGCCCCGACAAGGACGCCGCCGTCAGCGTCTCCGTCCGGAACGCCACCGGTGCGAAGGACAACACGGAGAAGGCCCGCGTCGTGCTCCTCAACGGCGGCTTCACCTTCCAGGAGGGCGGCACGGCCGGCGCCGCGCAGGCCACGTCCGAGGTCGTCTACGCCGACGCCGGCGACAAGGCGAACGCCACCGAGGTCGCCAAGACCCTGGGCCTGCCCGCGGGCTCCGTCACCAAGGGCAAGATCTCCGCGAACGCCGACGTCGCCGTGGTCCTCGGCCAGGACTACAAGCCGTAGTCCGAGCAGGAGGCAGCTGTCCGCCCCCTACGTGATCCCCGTCATCACGTGGGGGGCCCACGGCCGTCCGTGAGACCCTTGGTGGCAAGTGTCCGCCGATCGAAAGCCTTGTAGTGACCGCGACCGACCGCTCTCACGAGCTCATCATCACCGCCGCCCAGGCGGCCGCCGACAAGCTGGCGCACGACATCGTCGCCTACGACGTCAGTGACGTGCTGTCCATCACGGACGCCTTCCTGCTGGCCTCGGCACCCAACGACCGCCAGGTCAAGTCCATCGTCGACGAGATCGAGGAGCGGCTCCAGAAGGAACTCGGCGCCAAGCCCGTGCGCCGCGAGGGCGACCGCGAGGCCCGCTGGGTCCTGCTCGACTACGTCGACATCGTCGTCCACGTCCAGCACAGCGAGGAGCGCGTCTTCTACGCCCTGGAGCGGCTCTGGAAGGACTGCCCCGAGCTCGACCTGCCCGAGGACGCCAAGGCCACCCGCGGCAAGGCCGAGGAGCACGCCAAGCTGCAGGCGGCGGAGGAGGCGGCGGAGCTGGACGGAGACTGGCGGTGAGCTCCTTCAGCGAGGCCGGCAGCAGGGGACGGGGCCGCCGCGTCATCCTCTGGCGGCACGGCCAGACCTCGTGGAACGTGGAGCGCCGCTTCCAGGGCACCACGGACGTCGAGCTCACCGAGACCGGCGTCGCCCAGGCCCGCCGCGCCGCCCGGCTGCTGGTCGCCCTGAAGCCGGACACGATCGTCGCCTCCGACCTGCGACGGGCCGCGAACACGGCCGCCGAGCTCGCCGCGCTCACCGGCCTCGACGTCACCCACGACGAGGCCCTGCGCGAGACCTACGCGGGCGTCTGGCAGGGCCTGACGCACGAGGAGATCATCGGCCGCTACGGCGACGAGTACGCCGCGTGGAAGCGCGGTGAGCCGGTGCGCCGCGGCGGGGGCGAACTGGAGACCGAGGTCGCCGACCGCGCGGCTCCCGTGGTGGTCCGCAACGCCGAGAAGCTCCCCGAGGGCGGCACGCTCGTCGTGGTCAGCCACGGCGGCACGATCCGCACCACCATCGGCCGTCTCCTCGGCCTGGACCCCCACCACTGGGAGAGCCTCGGCGGGCTCTCCAACTGCTGCTGGTCCGTCCTCGGCGAAGGCGCGCGGGGCTGGCGCCTGCTGGAGCACAACGCCGGCACCCTGCCGGAACCGGTGCTCGGTGACGACGACTGACCCGGATTTCACTTTCCGGCAGGTCGCAGGCTAAAGTTCTTCTTGTTCGCCCCGCCAGCGGGGAAGGAACATGAGGGGCTATAGCTCAGTTGGTAGAGCGCCTGCATGGCATGCAGGAGGTCAGGAGTTCAATTCTCCTTAGCTCCACGTCAAGATCCCGTTCCCGTCGAGGGGGCGGGATTTTTCGTGCCCCCGGTTGAGTCACTCGGGCCTGCTGAGGCGTATACCTCTACGGTCACGACGCGCGCCGTGTCCGGACTGGTGCTGAGGCGTCGCTGACCGTGTCGGTCCGGCCGTGGCAGAATCAAACGGCCGGAAGGGAGCGCGGCCCGACGGGAGGAGTAGCGATGCCTGCGAGCATCCTCGAGGAGGTCGACCACCTCCTCGGAGCAGCGTTGAGACGGCAGATGTCCACCCGCCTCAGCTGCCCTTCCTGCGGTTCCGGGCACGTGGCCCAGATGCTCGGCGACAACGGCGGGATCTCCTACGTGTGCACGGCCTGCGGCCACAGCTGGAGCTGATCGATGGGTGCACACAGGCGGAAGTGCGACTGGTGCGGCAGCGGGACTCCGATCGTCCGTGACATGGAACCGATCAATCCCGACTACCAGTACTGGTGCGAGGAGTGCGCGCGGGCGCTGATCATAAAAGGCGACCCGATCGAGACGTACCGCGAGTTGGAGGGCGAGCCGATCTATGGCCGGCTTCTGGAGGAGCACTGCACGCTCAAGCGGTTCTATTCGTTCGTGACGGCTTGAGAATCGGCAAAACGGTCATTTCAGGCAAGGTGAAACCGATTTGGTGTTGGGCCCGATGGGCCAGTAAAGTTGGCGTCGCCGCCGGGGAAACCCGGAGACGCGAGGGGCTATAGCTCAGTTGGTAGAGCGCCTGCATGGCATGCAGGAGGTCAGGAGTTCAATTCTCCTTAGCTCCACAGAAGATGAGAAGGCGGGCCATCCGATCGGATGGCCCGCCTTCTTGCTGTGGATATACGTACGGCGGGCTTCCCCCGGAGGGAAGCCCGCCGTACGTCTGCTCAGCGGCCGAGCGCGCGCCGTCCGCGGCCCTGGGAGAGCACCGGGAGGTTGCGGGACGACGGCGCGCCCTGGGAGCGCGTGTCCTCCTCCAGGCGCAGGGCCAGCGCCGGGCAGCGCCGCACCGCGCGCAGCGCCTTGGCCTCGGCGTACCGCGGCACCTGGGCCTGCGCCACGGTGGGGAAGCCGTCGGCGCCGAGCTGGAACACCTCGGGGAGGATGTCCGCGCACAGGCCGTGGCCCCGGCACAGCGTCCAGTCGACGTAGATCTTCTGGCGGCTGGGGCCGTTCTCCTCGGACTCGGCTCCGCCGGGGATGCCCGTCGGGGCCCTGCCGCCCTCGAAGAGCGGCAGAACGCCCTCCACGGGCCTGCCGCAGCCGTTGCCGAGCACATGGGCGGCCAGGTCGTCCGTGAACGCCTTGATCGTCGACTCGAGGAACATCGCGGAGCCGTCCGGGTGCGAGCACGCGCCGCGCCGCTTGACGTTCTTGGCGACCTGCTTGACCGCCTCCAGGGCGGCAGGGCCGCCGCCGTTGAGGATGTCCTCCAGACCGCGCGCGGCGGCCGGCAGGCCGAGGTAGCAGGGGCCGCACTGGCCCGCGCTCTCCTCGGCCAGCCACTGGGCGACCCGCAGCGACTCGCCCAGCGGGCAGGTGTCCTGAGTGATCGGCAGGATCGCTCCGGCGCCGAGCGCGCCGCCCACCGCGTCCAGGGAGTTGCGGGAGACGATCGCCTCGTTGACCGTCGCCGCGTCGATCCACTTGCCGTGGTAGCCGCCGGTGAGCACACCCTGCGGCACCGGCGGAGCGCCGGCGAGCTGCAGGACGTAGCGCAGCGGCACGCCCGTCGGGACCTCGATCACCATGGGGCGGGCCACCGCCCCGGAGACCGTGAGCATGACGGTGCCCGGCTCGTCGTACAGGCCGGTGTTGCCGTAGCGCTCCGGGCCGATGCGGGCGGCGATGGCCAGCTGGGCGAAGGTCTCGGCGTTGGACAGCAGCGTGGGGGCGCCGCCGACGCCGGTCTGCGAGGCGCTGACCTTGCGGCCCGGCGGAACGGCCGGGCCGCCGTCGATCGAACGGATCAGCGACGCGGCGGCGCCGGTGACCATACGGACCGGATTGCGCTGGACACGCGCGCGCAGCGCCGACCGGCGGCCGTTGTTCAGGCCGCGTTCGGCGAGCGCCGCCTCCATGGAGCGCTGTGTCGACTCACGGGTGACCCCCACCACGAGCGTGCGGGCACCCAGGGCCTCGGCGCACAGCAGCGCGCCGTCCAGGATCAGATGCGGGGCACGGTTGATCAGCACCGTGTCCTTGCGGCAGGCCGGTTCGTCCTCGCTTCCGTTCACGACGACGACCGGCCGGATGCCGCGCTTGATCGCCGATTCGGCGACCGAGCGCAGCTTTTTGTGG of the Streptomyces koelreuteriae genome contains:
- a CDS encoding LCP family protein, which encodes MNDRYDPGAAGYEAEQYELVGYDEYGQPVYRQVPAQQTQTYDPYAQQGHQGQHGQQQGYGYDPYATGGQQPASYDYGTGPQQPGPSYGSYDPYATGTTGTHQGGPASQDPYGQNAAGAGTDRQPRGAEQTAHIPQQAGPADEETPARAEPEYHTEQFAFVEEPDANSEDVIDWLKFTENRTERREEARRRARSRIVALAVVLALAAAGGIGYLGYAGKLPGLSSDDSATGTATAAGAQKRDVIVLHLHDTNGAPTSTALLVDNTTTKRGTTVLVPNSLALTSDDGTTTTLAKSVEDDGSDGTRDALDSALGTDIQGTWRLDTPYLQNLVDLVGNVDVDTDTDVPDPAAKKKGTAPLVNQGKDQTLSGKMAVAYATYRAPGEAQNAQLERFGQVMQGVLRKVSSDPGAATTTIQTLAQILDPSLTDKDLGSFLAGLSDLAKGGDYKTDLLPVQADGTLSDQASASVVRNVLGGTAKSPDKDAAVSVSVRNATGAKDNTEKARVVLLNGGFTFQEGGTAGAAQATSEVVYADAGDKANATEVAKTLGLPAGSVTKGKISANADVAVVLGQDYKP
- a CDS encoding SCO2584 family spore wall biosynthesis protein; its protein translation is MPEDVGGTPFQDGWEPDDDQDRGVSDEEFASVVFDEAFVRAAVVHEPTAVERLLAAAQARAEASEAEARRAHTRGERYDDGYGSEGHGDFGHDPDLDELDDPDVLEDRYGGTGPYGKQVRWHRPVAWLLALVMGIGMVALAFTAVYRGASSNRQEPVPAPTSTGLEQSGGATPSASADYTGPAVSVIPRTP
- a CDS encoding M48 family metallopeptidase, with translation MSDGHEHSGHEHVPSRQRRRFPGISSRTYEHPADRSALVALRKLSGFDTVFKALSGLLPERSLRLLFLSDSVRVSDQQFSHLNVMLRDACYILDLEKVPPMYVNQDPTPNAMCIGLDEPIIVVTTGLVELLDEEEMRAVVGHEVGHALSGHSVYRTILLFLTSLAVRVAWIPLGNLAIMAIVTGLREWFRKSELSADRAGLLVGQDLTASMRGLMKIAGGNHLHEMNVDAFLAQAEEYEAGGDLRDSVLKILNVLPRSHPFTTVRAAELKKWAESRDYQRIMDGHYPRRDEDKDTSVRDSWRDSANHYTSHVKSSKDPLMKLVTDLAGGAGDLGDRVRRGFGGFTNSAPEAPQDPQGPQGPQGPQTPGTSDSPGDDQPPRDKG
- a CDS encoding glutamate-5-semialdehyde dehydrogenase — encoded protein: MTTLSPYDSMSPVTEAAYRAKAAAASLAPLPRADKDDALLAIADALEVRTSEIVEANAKDVAKAREAGISEGMIDRLTLTPERVRAIASDVRDVAALPDPVGEVVRGSTLPNGIDLRQVRVPLGVVGIIYEGRPNVTVDAAALCLKSGNAALLRGSSSAYQSNTALVRVLRDAVGGAGLPADAIQLVPGESRDSVRELMRARGLVDVLIPRGGASLINTVVQESTVPVIETGTGNCHVYVDAAADLDMAVEILINSKAQRVGVCNAAETLLVHQDIAAEFLPRALEALAGAGVTVHADERVQALAKDSKATVVEATAEDWEREYLSYDIAAAVVDSLDKAVEHIRLWTSGHTEAIVTTSQQAARRFTQLVDSTTVAVNTSTRFTDGGQFGFGAEIGISTQKLHARGPMGLPELTSTKYIVTGDGHVRR
- the nadD gene encoding nicotinate-nucleotide adenylyltransferase, translating into MGEQDMPTGPANETPRDPAQGTASGTERHSEPRRAATEPRREASEPRDADGPGDGPARAGKRRLGVMGGTFDPIHHGHLVAASEVAAAFHLDEVVFVPTGQPWQKSHRSVSPAEDRYLMTVIATAENPQFSVSRIDIDRGGATYTVDTLRDLRALNPDTDLFFITGADALAQILTWRDSEELISLAHFIGVTRPGHHLNDPGLPEGGVSLVEVPALAISSTDCRVRVAKGDPIWYLVPDGVVRYIDKRELYRGE
- the rsfS gene encoding ribosome silencing factor, encoding MTATDRSHELIITAAQAAADKLAHDIVAYDVSDVLSITDAFLLASAPNDRQVKSIVDEIEERLQKELGAKPVRREGDREARWVLLDYVDIVVHVQHSEERVFYALERLWKDCPELDLPEDAKATRGKAEEHAKLQAAEEAAELDGDWR
- a CDS encoding NADH-quinone oxidoreductase subunit NuoF family protein; this translates as MNEALPDVPEVRVVGLPQLTSGFDLVDRLDLPMHLKVHGPLEPMGGEQLAQLAERINLKGRGGAGFPFHKKLRSVAESAIKRGIRPVVVVNGSEDEPACRKDTVLINRAPHLILDGALLCAEALGARTLVVGVTRESTQRSMEAALAERGLNNGRRSALRARVQRNPVRMVTGAAASLIRSIDGGPAVPPGRKVSASQTGVGGAPTLLSNAETFAQLAIAARIGPERYGNTGLYDEPGTVMLTVSGAVARPMVIEVPTGVPLRYVLQLAGAPPVPQGVLTGGYHGKWIDAATVNEAIVSRNSLDAVGGALGAGAILPITQDTCPLGESLRVAQWLAEESAGQCGPCYLGLPAAARGLEDILNGGGPAALEAVKQVAKNVKRRGACSHPDGSAMFLESTIKAFTDDLAAHVLGNGCGRPVEGVLPLFEGGRAPTGIPGGAESEENGPSRQKIYVDWTLCRGHGLCADILPEVFQLGADGFPTVAQAQVPRYAEAKALRAVRRCPALALRLEEDTRSQGAPSSRNLPVLSQGRGRRALGR
- a CDS encoding histidine phosphatase family protein gives rise to the protein MAVSSFSEAGSRGRGRRVILWRHGQTSWNVERRFQGTTDVELTETGVAQARRAARLLVALKPDTIVASDLRRAANTAAELAALTGLDVTHDEALRETYAGVWQGLTHEEIIGRYGDEYAAWKRGEPVRRGGGELETEVADRAAPVVVRNAEKLPEGGTLVVVSHGGTIRTTIGRLLGLDPHHWESLGGLSNCCWSVLGEGARGWRLLEHNAGTLPEPVLGDDD
- a CDS encoding SCO2583 family membrane protein, coding for MGGPGDPPEGAPEGAPGGGEDEYRSVVFDESFIRAARLQEFSAQERIADHAPAVRRRPPLRRGLSRQALVLVLLIAIAFGTAIYMGVRHPYQTPAAQEPAEPLRMTVIPLAPEGKVPGTPDPAYLYEHSPAAQFKSGAEGVPLPASRRTAHFSDSQVVSALSTAKDYIVRSALDPEVLTGGEVRAVRVLLDPDQLGQFDQSFSRPTADGRHAPTGWLVRFDPTRAELADRKVRVQGTLQAAEADSSTLEVTADHTFVYALRPAGADDKAEVSLFTVRRELHFRFDRDDLRLHQGQLVVSYVQAGPLSCAEDSTNHLRPLLAGQTAKEGGPAGTDPYATGSATALCGSLATSAQPKV